A single Aspergillus chevalieri M1 DNA, chromosome 3, nearly complete sequence DNA region contains:
- a CDS encoding uncharacterized protein (SECRETED:SignalP(1-22);~TransMembrane:1 (n8-16c22/23o387-406i)), with product MHFKHTHAVTLLALAASTTAGAVPAKESSAIETATSIETASVCTHPECPWAKAHEKTASSTETPVPVTSTTPKPVTSATPEPVTSATPEPVTSATSASTSASASESCTWAAKTSESGAVPIPVETPPAGDAGGSKPAHEKPAHEKPSHEKPSHEKPSHEKPAHEKPAHEKPAHEKPTGSGPAPETTTPAESGAESTPTGGAGGSESTPAGGAGGAESTPSNAKPTESEGTPAESTPAESKPSKGTKPSESTPAEGENTKPKPSDTESKPSESKPAGTKPAGKPTKPISFTKAPKPTASAPLIHSTIPVSVPAGGANAGAGTASASASVSASASASASATPSKGHGHGHGHGHGKGDKGGNDEGEEGNGNGAYPTATGSDFKSPGSKVSASGLGVVLGGIVGLLGFFY from the coding sequence ATGCACTTCAAACACACCCACGCCGTAACCCTCCTGGCCCTCGCCGCCAGCACCACCGCTGGCGCTGTCCCAGCAAAGGAGTCCTCCGCCATCGAAACAGCTACCTCCATCGAAACAGCCAGCGTCTGCACCCACCCCGAGTGCCCCTGGGCCAAGGCCCACGAAAAGACTGCCTCTTCCACGGAGACTCCTGTGCCAGTGACTTCTACGACTCCTAAGCCGGTCACTTCTGCTACTCCTGAGCCGGTCACTTCTGCTACTCCTGAGCCGGTTACTTCTGCTACTTCTGCGAGTACGAGTGCCTCTGCTTCTGAGTCTTGTACTTGGGCTGCTAAGACTTCGGAGTCTGGAGCTGTGCCGATTCCTGTTGAGACCCCGCCTGCTGGTGACGCTGGCGGCTCCAAGCCGGCCCACGAGAAGCCGGCCCACGAGAAGCCCAGCCATGAGAAGCCCAGCCATGAGAAGCCCAGCCATGAGAAGCCCGCCCACGAGAAGCCCGCCCACGAGAAGCCCGCCCACGAGAAGCCCACTGGCTCCGGCCCCGCCCCCGAAACCACCACCCCCGCCGAGTCTGGCGCTGAGTCGACACCCACTGGAGGTGCCGGCGGTTCTGAATCAACTCCCGCCGGCGGTGCTGGTGGCGCCGAGTCTACTCCTTCCAACGCTAAGCCGACTGAGTCTGAGGGTACTCCCGCTGAATCCACCCCTGCTGAGTCGAAGCCATCCAAGGGCACCAAGCCTTCCGAGTCCACTCCCGCCGAGGGCGAGAACACGAAGCCCAAGCCCAGCGACACTGAAAGCAAGCCCTCAGAGAGCAAGCCCGCTGGGACCAAGCCCGCCGGCAAGCCCACCAAGCCCATCAGCTTCACCAAAGCCCCCAAGCCCACCGCCAGCGCTCCCCTGATTCACAGCACAATCCCCGTCTCCGTTCCTGCCGGTGGCGCtaatgctggtgctggtacCGCTTCCGCATCTGCCTCTGTATCTGCCTCTGCCTCTGCCTCCGCTTCTGCTACCCCCTCCAAGGGCCACGGCCACGGCCACGGCCACGGTCATGGTAAGGGTGACAAGGGCGGTAACGATGAAGGTGAAGAGGGTAACGGCAACGGTGCGTATCCTACTGCTACTGGATCTGACTTCAAGTCGCCTGGTAGTAAGGTGAGTGCGTCGGGACTGGGTGTTGTGCTTGGTGGGATTGTTGGGTTGCTGGGTTTCTTTTACTAG